A region of the Sphingomonas sp. S2-65 genome:
ATCGCATCGCGTGCGTTGACCGCGAGATTGACGATCGAGGTCTCGAACTGGCCCGGATCGGCATCGACGAAGCAGGGGTCGCAAAAGGGAAGAACGTTGAGGGTGATGCGCGGCCCGACGGCGGTGCCCAGCATGTCGCCGATGATTCGCAGCCGTTCGGGGACGTCGAATACCTCGGCCTTGAGCGCCTGCCGCCGCGAAAAGGCGAGCAGCTGGCCGGTAAGCTTGGCCGCGCGGTCGGCGGTGTCGGCGATCGCGTCGATATAACGCTTCTTCTTGACCTCGGCCACGTTGTCGCGGCGCAGCAGATCCGCGGAGGACCGTATGACGGTCAGCAGATTGTTGAAGTCGTGCGCGACTCCGCCGGTCAGCTGGCCGATCGCCTCCATCTTCTGGCTTTGCCGCAGCGCATCCTGAGCCTGGACGAGCTCGGCGGTGCGGGCGTGCACGCGTTCCTCCAGCCAGTGGTTGAGCTGCTGGAGCCGCTCCTCGGCCTCGCGGCGTTCGGTGATGTCGATGACCGAGCCGACATAGCCCAGATACGCGCCATCCTCGCCGAAGCGTGGCGCCGCGGCATCAATCGCCCAGCGATAGGTGCCGTCATGTTGGCGGAGCCGATATTCCACGCGGAACCGACTTCGGACCGCGTTGGAGTCGACGAACATCTTCTCGGCTGCCGGCTCGTCTTCGGGGTGTGTCGCGTCGAGCCAGCCATAGCCCTGCGCCTCCTCCTCGCTCTGGCCGGTGAACTCGTACCAGGCCCGATTGAGATAGGTGCAATAACCGCTGGGGTCGGTCACCCACATCATCACCGGCGCATGGTCCGCCATGTTGCGGAACCGCGCCTCGGACTCCGCCACCGCCATCTCGGCATGCTTCTGTTCGTCGATGTCGACGTTCATGCCGACCCATTCGACGATTTCGTCCGCCTTGTTCCGTAGCGGCACCGCCCGCACGCGGGTCCAGCGCCAGCTGTCGGAAGCGGCATGGCGCAGGCGGAACTCGGTAGCGAACTCGGTGCCGTGCGCGACCGACTCTTGCCACTTCCCCGTGGCGCGTTCGCGGTCCGCGGGGTGAACCGCGTCCAACCAGCCAATGCCCATCCATTCATCGACGGTCTGCCCGGTGAATGCACGCCAGCTTGGCGAATCCTCGATGACGTTGCCGGTGGGGTCGGTCGTCCAGACCGCTGCCGTGGATGCCGCGATCAGTGCCCGGAAGCGCTCTTCGCTGGTGACGAGTTCGGCGCGGGTGCGGGCAAGTTCGTCAGCGTGGCGGCGCTGCTCGGTTTCATTGCGGGCGATCTTGAGCAGGCCGCCATCGCCGCCGGTCCCGAGCGGGTGCACCGAGCCGTTCATGAAGACCCGCGATCCGTCGGCGCGCTGATGCCAGCGAATGTTCGGCGCGAAGCCGGTCTGCTGCGGCTCCTGCTGCTCTTGGGCAGGCGCGCCGGCTGCGCGGTCCTCGGGAAGATAGAGATCGTCGGTGAGCCGGCCGATCGCATCCTGCTCGCGCCAGCCAAAGGCGATCTCGGCACCCTTGGACCAGCTGGTGATCCGACGGTCGGCGTCGCTGGTGAGGATGGCGTAATCGGTCGCGCTGTCGAGGATCAGGCGCAGGCGCTCTTCGCGCTGTTGGCGCAGGGATTCCGCTTCCACCTCGCCGGTGGTTTCGATGCACGCGCACAAAAAGCCCCGAACCACGCCGGCGACGCTGTGCAGCGGCGTGTAGGAGAAAGTGAAATGGGCTTCCTCCACCGCGCCGCGCCGTTCCATCATCAACAGGATGTCGCGCATGTAGACGGCGTTGCCGGCATAGGCTTCGGCAACGATCGGAGCGAGGTCGCCCCGGATCTCCGCCCAGGCGTCGAGGAAATCGCGGCCGAGGGCGGCCGGGTGCTTGG
Encoded here:
- a CDS encoding PAS domain-containing sensor histidine kinase — protein: MGTLIQDHAWQSTPLGPIEAWPEQLRAMAGMILCANQPMFVVWGPERTLLYNDAYAEILKAKHPAALGRDFLDAWAEIRGDLAPIVAEAYAGNAVYMRDILLMMERRGAVEEAHFTFSYTPLHSVAGVVRGFLCACIETTGEVEAESLRQQREERLRLILDSATDYAILTSDADRRITSWSKGAEIAFGWREQDAIGRLTDDLYLPEDRAAGAPAQEQQEPQQTGFAPNIRWHQRADGSRVFMNGSVHPLGTGGDGGLLKIARNETEQRRHADELARTRAELVTSEERFRALIAASTAAVWTTDPTGNVIEDSPSWRAFTGQTVDEWMGIGWLDAVHPADRERATGKWQESVAHGTEFATEFRLRHAASDSWRWTRVRAVPLRNKADEIVEWVGMNVDIDEQKHAEMAVAESEARFRNMADHAPVMMWVTDPSGYCTYLNRAWYEFTGQSEEEAQGYGWLDATHPEDEPAAEKMFVDSNAVRSRFRVEYRLRQHDGTYRWAIDAAAPRFGEDGAYLGYVGSVIDITERREAEERLQQLNHWLEERVHARTAELVQAQDALRQSQKMEAIGQLTGGVAHDFNNLLTVIRSSADLLRRDNVAEVKKKRYIDAIADTADRAAKLTGQLLAFSRRQALKAEVFDVPERLRIIGDMLGTAVGPRITLNVLPFCDPCFVDADPGQFETSIVNLAVNARDAMNGEGVLTIRVEVADALPTVRGQAGAKGPFVAISVEDQGPGIAPEIIDRIFEPFFTTKGVGRGTGLGLSQVYGFTKQSGGEITVHSEPGQPTVFTMYLPKTEAPAEAVDQQPAGETPDGGGHILLVEDNVQVGEFATHLLRDLGYQVTHAVNADAAIACLEQPQAIAFDLVFSDVIMPGRSGLELAREIQTRWPELPVVLTSGYSHVLAEDARHGFPLLQKPYSAEDLARMLRQVLARSRQLNAQD